The Miltoncostaea oceani genome includes a region encoding these proteins:
- the ftsE gene encoding cell division ATP-binding protein FtsE, which produces MVILDGVTKAYTDKVHGLDDVSLSIESGEFVFLVGPSGSGKSTFIRLLIKEFEPTAGTITVGGRNLQQLRRSKVPYLRRSIGCVFQDFKLLAGRTVYENVAYALQVIGDNPRNIKRKVPEILALVGLSEKAERFAHELSGGEQQRVSIARAFVNHPRLLIADEPTGNLDPETSIGIMQLLYRINRTGTTVIMATHDREMVDKMQMRVIALENGKVVRDQRQASYARADS; this is translated from the coding sequence ATGGTCATCCTCGACGGCGTCACGAAGGCCTACACCGACAAGGTGCACGGCCTCGACGACGTCTCGCTGTCCATCGAGAGCGGCGAGTTCGTGTTCCTGGTGGGGCCGTCCGGCTCCGGCAAGTCCACGTTCATCCGGCTGCTGATCAAGGAGTTCGAGCCCACGGCGGGCACCATCACCGTCGGCGGCCGCAACCTTCAGCAGCTCCGGCGCTCCAAGGTGCCGTACCTGCGGCGCTCCATCGGCTGCGTCTTCCAGGACTTCAAGCTCCTGGCCGGCCGCACCGTCTACGAGAACGTCGCGTACGCGCTGCAGGTCATCGGGGACAACCCCCGCAACATCAAGCGCAAGGTCCCGGAGATCCTCGCCCTCGTCGGCCTGTCCGAGAAGGCCGAGCGCTTCGCCCACGAGCTCTCCGGCGGCGAGCAGCAGCGCGTGTCGATCGCCCGCGCGTTCGTCAACCACCCGCGGCTGCTGATCGCGGACGAGCCGACCGGCAACCTGGATCCCGAGACCTCGATCGGGATCATGCAGCTGCTCTACCGCATCAACCGCACCGGCACGACCGTGATCATGGCGACCCACGACCGCGAGATGGTCGACAAGATGCAGATGCGGGTGATCGCGCTGGAGAACGGCAAGGTCGTCCGCGACCAGCGCCAGGCCTCCTACGCCCGCGCCGACTCCTAG
- a CDS encoding (Fe-S)-binding protein, with protein sequence MRVMLMRTCLSDIVAPSVAAATVTVLRRAGVEVTIPRRQTCCGQPGWSSGHPEQARPVARQALRAFRGDDPIVVPSGSCAAMVTHGYAELFAGQPEEAEAREMADRTLELTQFLSRNGLRPKPTGSGSVTHHDSCHMLRLLGERESSRAVIAGVDGLELKEMEQTDVCCGFGGTFSMNFPEVSGKLGEEKARNAAAAGADELVACDLSCLLHIAGRARRCGIDLKVRHLAEVLAE encoded by the coding sequence ATGCGCGTGATGCTCATGCGGACCTGCCTGTCCGACATCGTCGCCCCGTCCGTCGCCGCGGCGACGGTCACGGTGCTGCGGCGCGCCGGTGTCGAGGTGACGATCCCCCGCCGCCAGACCTGCTGCGGCCAGCCCGGCTGGAGCTCCGGCCACCCCGAGCAGGCGCGCCCCGTCGCGCGCCAGGCGCTCCGGGCCTTCCGCGGCGACGACCCGATCGTCGTCCCCTCCGGCTCGTGCGCGGCGATGGTCACCCACGGCTACGCGGAGCTGTTCGCGGGACAGCCGGAGGAGGCCGAGGCCCGCGAGATGGCGGACCGCACGCTGGAGCTCACCCAGTTCCTCTCCCGCAACGGCCTTCGCCCGAAGCCGACGGGGTCGGGGTCGGTGACCCACCACGACTCGTGCCACATGCTCCGCCTGCTCGGCGAGCGCGAGAGCTCCCGCGCCGTCATCGCCGGCGTCGACGGGCTCGAGCTGAAGGAGATGGAGCAGACCGACGTCTGCTGCGGCTTCGGCGGCACCTTCAGCATGAACTTCCCCGAGGTCTCCGGGAAGCTCGGCGAGGAGAAGGCCCGCAACGCCGCCGCCGCGGGGGCGGACGAGCTCGTCGCCTGCGACCTCTCCTGCCTGCTGCACATCGCCGGCCGGGCGCGCCGCTGCGGGATCGACCTCAAGGTGCGCCACCTGGCGGAGGTGCTCGCCGAGTGA
- a CDS encoding RNA polymerase sigma factor: MGPPTRVSLVDVLREEDIHMIHRAMVRRLGDRELAADATMDLFVRVTARFHRYDPERCPFAGWIWGFVETVAADTRRREARRLRDQARAQAAADAERHTDEEEATMHLPQEWRDAFARLDPRDRTLIVLRAIGGWSAADVAARLGMTVTGVNTAYHRACGRLATSLRLGTA; encoded by the coding sequence ATGGGACCACCGACGAGGGTTTCACTGGTCGACGTCCTCCGCGAGGAGGACATCCACATGATCCACCGCGCGATGGTGCGGCGGCTCGGCGACCGCGAGCTGGCGGCCGACGCGACGATGGACCTGTTCGTGCGCGTGACGGCGCGGTTCCACCGCTACGACCCGGAGCGCTGCCCCTTCGCGGGCTGGATCTGGGGCTTCGTGGAGACGGTCGCGGCGGACACGCGGCGGCGGGAGGCCCGGCGGCTCCGCGACCAGGCGCGCGCGCAGGCCGCCGCCGACGCGGAGCGGCACACCGACGAGGAGGAGGCGACGATGCACCTGCCGCAGGAGTGGAGGGACGCGTTCGCGCGGCTCGACCCGCGCGACCGGACGTTGATCGTGCTCCGGGCGATCGGCGGCTGGTCGGCGGCCGACGTGGCGGCGCGCCTCGGGATGACGGTCACCGGGGTCAACACCGCGTACCACCGCGCGTGCGGCCGGCTCGCGACGAGCCTCCGGCTCGGGACGGCGTGA
- the prfB gene encoding peptide chain release factor 2, producing the protein MSTDSTFSLEDLVQRAARLRERAAALGEFIDPPALERRMAELEELIGAPGFWDDQASAASISAAHASASTRVAQYRELDEEIGSLAEMADLLREEERAGDLDPDMLTELSEGLARADRTMAGLEEARLFSGEHDAGDAVVTINSGEGGTDAQDWTEMLLRMYLRWIEQRGLKADLKEVQAGTEAGIKSVTFTVHGTNAYGLMSAERGVHRLVRLSPFDSANRRQTSFAAVDVAPLVSDAVEIEILDKDLKIDTYRASGAGGQHVNKTDSAVRITHLPTKIVVQCQNERSQTQNRATAMAMLRAKMVQTELERREAEAAKSRGESQSIGFGSQIRSYVVHPYTMVKDLRTGHETGNAQGVLDGDLDGFVRAELERRARGGSGSGAPVDDVGGEE; encoded by the coding sequence ATGAGCACCGACTCCACGTTCTCCCTCGAGGACCTCGTCCAGCGCGCCGCCCGCCTCCGGGAGCGGGCCGCGGCCCTGGGCGAGTTCATCGACCCGCCCGCCCTCGAGCGCCGCATGGCGGAGCTGGAGGAGCTGATAGGCGCCCCCGGCTTCTGGGACGACCAGGCCAGCGCCGCGTCGATCTCGGCCGCCCACGCGTCGGCGAGCACCCGCGTCGCCCAGTACCGGGAGCTCGACGAGGAGATCGGCTCGCTCGCCGAGATGGCCGACCTCCTGCGCGAGGAGGAGCGGGCCGGCGACCTCGACCCCGACATGCTCACCGAGCTGTCCGAGGGCCTCGCCCGCGCCGACCGCACGATGGCGGGCCTCGAGGAGGCGCGCCTCTTCTCCGGTGAGCACGACGCCGGCGACGCCGTCGTCACGATCAACTCGGGGGAGGGGGGCACCGACGCCCAGGACTGGACCGAGATGCTCCTGCGCATGTACCTGCGCTGGATCGAGCAGCGGGGCCTGAAGGCCGACCTCAAGGAGGTCCAGGCCGGGACCGAGGCCGGCATCAAGTCCGTCACGTTCACCGTCCACGGCACGAACGCCTACGGGTTGATGTCCGCGGAGCGCGGCGTGCACCGCCTCGTGCGCCTCTCGCCGTTCGACTCGGCGAACCGCCGCCAGACCTCGTTCGCCGCCGTCGACGTCGCCCCCCTCGTCAGCGACGCCGTCGAGATCGAGATCCTCGACAAGGACCTCAAGATCGACACGTACCGTGCGAGCGGCGCCGGCGGCCAGCACGTCAACAAGACCGACTCGGCGGTGCGGATCACCCACCTGCCGACGAAGATCGTCGTGCAGTGCCAGAACGAGCGCTCCCAGACCCAGAACCGCGCGACGGCGATGGCGATGCTGCGGGCCAAGATGGTCCAGACCGAGCTGGAGCGCCGCGAGGCGGAGGCGGCGAAGAGCCGCGGCGAGAGCCAGAGCATCGGCTTCGGCAGCCAGATCCGCTCCTACGTCGTCCACCCCTACACGATGGTCAAGGACCTTCGTACCGGGCACGAGACCGGCAACGCCCAGGGCGTCCTCGACGGCGACCTCGACGGCTTCGTGCGCGCCGAGCTGGAGCGCCGTGCCCGTGGGGGATCCGGGTCCGGCGCGCCGGTGGACGACGTGGGCGGGGAGGAATGA
- a CDS encoding ribonuclease R family protein — MLVARMVSAGRGAAAEPAFESGPRIPLGKGARGGADIGDLVTVSMRGRAGRVTEVHGSERSPRAALRALLVAEGLGRPFPRAALEEAEELDDGDVLADRGRRDLRDQRVITIDPEGAKDHDDAIAVAREPGGGVRLWVHIADVARFVAAGGPLDREAARRGNSVYVPGTVVPMLPPRLSSDLCSLRPGVDRAAVTAEMVVDARGEVGETRFSRSMIRSQRRLTYADADRVLGGGSLGDPGLEEGVLLAAEVAALLRDRRMARGALEASTGEPVVTFDGDRVASVHLEGQTPAHSLVEECMIAANEAVARFLIARGRPTVFRHHEDPSQSRIELLYAQLDELGVATPPLPDGPMGATERRAAATAAAHAVAVHLQSGGTGGPALWSLVLRSLRQAHYSPGEVGHSGLASAAYLHFTSPIRRYPDLLVHRGLLDALGIGDPGPEAVELAQAADHCSRTERDASATERRADDLCAAFLLQDRLTAEGWDTVVEGHVNGLIDAGIFVTFDDVYTGFLPTRRIEDDHYRADPLGVQLIGRVSGRRIRVGDPVSARVVRIEPLRGRIELEPVDAAPRHGVPRPGASRARRTRAGARPR; from the coding sequence GTGCTGGTCGCCCGCATGGTCTCCGCGGGGAGGGGCGCCGCCGCCGAGCCGGCGTTCGAGTCCGGCCCGCGGATCCCGCTCGGCAAGGGCGCCCGCGGCGGCGCCGACATCGGCGACCTCGTCACCGTCTCGATGCGGGGACGCGCGGGACGCGTCACCGAGGTCCACGGCTCCGAGCGCTCCCCGCGGGCGGCGCTCCGGGCGTTGCTCGTCGCCGAGGGGCTCGGCCGCCCGTTCCCGCGGGCCGCCCTCGAGGAGGCGGAGGAGCTCGACGACGGCGACGTCCTCGCCGACCGCGGCCGCCGCGACCTGCGCGACCAGCGCGTCATCACCATCGACCCGGAGGGCGCGAAGGACCACGACGACGCCATCGCCGTCGCCCGGGAGCCCGGCGGGGGCGTGCGCCTGTGGGTCCACATCGCCGACGTCGCCCGCTTCGTCGCGGCGGGGGGCCCGCTCGACCGGGAGGCCGCCCGCCGCGGCAACTCCGTGTACGTCCCGGGGACCGTCGTCCCGATGCTCCCCCCGCGGCTGTCGTCGGACCTCTGCAGCCTGCGTCCCGGCGTCGACCGGGCGGCGGTCACCGCGGAGATGGTGGTCGACGCCCGCGGGGAGGTGGGGGAGACGCGGTTCTCGCGGTCGATGATCCGCTCCCAGCGGCGCCTCACCTACGCCGACGCCGACCGGGTGCTCGGCGGCGGGTCCCTCGGCGACCCCGGCCTCGAGGAGGGGGTGCTCCTCGCGGCGGAGGTCGCCGCGCTGCTGCGTGACCGGCGCATGGCCCGGGGCGCGCTCGAGGCCTCGACGGGGGAACCCGTCGTCACGTTCGACGGCGACCGCGTCGCGTCCGTGCACCTCGAGGGGCAGACGCCGGCGCACTCGCTGGTGGAGGAGTGCATGATCGCGGCGAACGAGGCGGTCGCGCGGTTCCTGATCGCCCGTGGGCGGCCGACGGTCTTCCGCCACCATGAGGACCCCTCCCAGAGCCGGATCGAGCTGCTCTACGCCCAGCTCGACGAGCTCGGCGTCGCGACGCCGCCCCTCCCCGACGGCCCGATGGGGGCGACGGAGCGCCGCGCCGCCGCGACGGCCGCCGCCCACGCCGTCGCCGTCCACCTGCAGAGCGGCGGCACCGGCGGCCCGGCGCTGTGGTCGCTGGTGCTGCGGTCCCTCCGCCAGGCGCACTACTCGCCGGGCGAGGTGGGCCACTCGGGCCTCGCGAGCGCCGCGTACCTGCACTTCACGTCCCCGATCCGCCGGTACCCCGACCTGCTGGTGCACCGCGGCCTGCTCGACGCGCTCGGGATCGGCGACCCCGGGCCGGAGGCGGTCGAGCTCGCCCAGGCCGCCGACCACTGCTCGCGCACCGAGCGCGACGCGTCCGCGACGGAGCGCCGGGCCGATGACCTCTGCGCGGCGTTCCTGCTGCAGGACCGCCTGACCGCCGAGGGGTGGGACACCGTCGTGGAGGGGCACGTCAACGGCCTCATCGACGCCGGGATCTTCGTGACGTTCGACGATGTCTACACGGGGTTCCTGCCGACCCGGCGGATCGAGGACGACCACTACCGCGCCGACCCGCTCGGCGTGCAGCTGATCGGCCGCGTGAGCGGGCGGAGGATCCGCGTCGGCGACCCCGTCAGCGCCCGGGTCGTGCGGATCGAGCCGCTCCGCGGCCGCATCGAGCTGGAGCCGGTCGACGCGGCGCCGCGCCACGGCGTCCCCCGCCCCGGCGCGTCGCGCGCCCGCCGCACACGGGCGGGCGCGCGACCGCGCTAA
- a CDS encoding LUD domain-containing protein, giving the protein MAAPLTELIDGVIAGITKRRGSGSAHPGDEIAAAAVAQAETWGVTRALVAGDPLLAELGVTDALASAGVEILGWPEGRGHGWRELLGLEGPDRTMGITIPTLGVAQRGTLVIETSPSHGRSIDAVSMFHLPVLLASRIRWSLGEALAETYAPGRRRPAAVSLVSGPSRTSDIEKISTLGAHGAVGIHLLVAEDL; this is encoded by the coding sequence GTGGCCGCCCCGCTGACCGAGCTCATCGACGGGGTGATCGCCGGGATCACGAAGCGCCGCGGCAGCGGCTCCGCGCACCCCGGGGACGAGATCGCCGCTGCCGCCGTCGCGCAGGCCGAGACCTGGGGCGTGACGCGGGCCCTCGTGGCGGGCGACCCGCTGCTCGCCGAGCTGGGCGTGACCGACGCGCTGGCGTCGGCCGGGGTCGAGATCCTCGGCTGGCCGGAGGGCCGCGGCCACGGCTGGCGGGAGCTGCTCGGCCTCGAGGGCCCCGACCGCACGATGGGCATCACCATCCCGACGCTCGGCGTCGCCCAGCGGGGGACCCTCGTCATCGAGACGAGCCCCTCCCACGGCCGCTCCATCGACGCCGTCAGCATGTTCCACCTGCCGGTGCTGCTCGCCTCGCGGATCCGCTGGAGCCTCGGCGAGGCGCTCGCCGAGACGTACGCCCCCGGTCGCCGGCGCCCCGCCGCGGTGTCGCTCGTCTCCGGTCCGAGCCGCACCTCGGACATCGAGAAGATCTCCACCCTCGGGGCGCACGGCGCCGTCGGCATCCACCTCCTGGTGGCCGAGGACCTCTAG
- a CDS encoding S41 family peptidase, translating to MSIRRVLVVVGAVVAVLAVFVAGVIVGGHPEDTGLTRLDDPLRSVVLGDSGEDLPSQVLDALRRDYYEPVDVEKLQRASADAVVEALGDPYTDYLDPDELEALRARNDGAYFGVGLQVAQRGAAVVVTKVFPDSPASRTDVRVGDRISSIDGKSAAGKTLEEVVGTIRGPEGTPVRVGVVTGDAPERILDLERARIRVSAVTSRVETVDGEKVGYVALAQFTRGASDALREAVEDLRGTGVTALVLDLRGDPGGLVTEAVGVSGVFLPDDTEVVVTEGLHSPRQELRTDGDPATGDLPLVVLVNRGSASASEIVAGALRDADRATLVGERTFGKALVQSTIPLRDGGALKLTTARYLTPSGFDLAERGLPPDVRVVDDPATPRDEALRRGLALAAAAG from the coding sequence ATGAGCATCCGCCGGGTCCTGGTCGTGGTGGGCGCCGTCGTCGCCGTCCTCGCCGTGTTCGTCGCCGGCGTCATCGTCGGCGGCCACCCGGAGGACACGGGCCTCACCCGGCTCGACGACCCCCTCCGGAGCGTCGTCCTCGGCGACAGCGGCGAGGACCTCCCGTCCCAGGTGCTCGACGCGCTCCGCCGCGACTACTACGAGCCGGTCGACGTCGAGAAGCTCCAGCGGGCCTCCGCGGACGCCGTGGTGGAGGCGCTCGGCGACCCCTACACCGACTACCTCGACCCCGACGAGCTCGAGGCCCTCCGCGCCCGCAACGACGGGGCGTACTTCGGCGTCGGCCTGCAGGTCGCCCAGCGCGGGGCGGCCGTCGTCGTCACGAAGGTCTTCCCCGACAGCCCCGCGTCGCGCACCGACGTGCGGGTCGGCGACCGGATCAGCTCCATCGACGGGAAGAGTGCGGCCGGGAAGACCCTCGAGGAGGTCGTCGGCACGATCCGCGGACCCGAGGGGACACCGGTGCGCGTCGGGGTCGTCACCGGGGACGCGCCGGAGCGGATCCTCGACCTGGAGCGCGCCCGCATCCGCGTGTCCGCCGTCACCTCGCGCGTCGAGACGGTGGACGGCGAGAAGGTCGGCTACGTCGCCCTCGCCCAGTTCACGCGGGGCGCCTCCGACGCGCTCCGCGAGGCCGTCGAGGACCTCCGGGGCACGGGTGTCACGGCGCTGGTGCTCGATCTGCGCGGCGACCCGGGCGGCCTCGTCACCGAGGCCGTCGGCGTGTCCGGCGTGTTCCTGCCGGACGACACCGAGGTCGTCGTGACGGAGGGCCTCCACTCACCGCGCCAGGAGCTGCGCACCGACGGCGACCCCGCCACCGGCGACCTGCCGCTCGTCGTGCTCGTCAACCGCGGGAGTGCCAGCGCGAGCGAGATCGTCGCGGGGGCCCTCCGCGACGCGGACCGCGCGACGCTGGTGGGGGAGCGCACCTTCGGGAAGGCGCTCGTGCAGAGCACGATCCCCCTGCGCGACGGCGGCGCCCTCAAGCTGACGACCGCCCGCTACCTCACCCCGAGCGGCTTCGACCTCGCGGAGCGGGGCCTGCCCCCCGACGTGAGGGTCGTGGACGACCCGGCGACGCCGCGCGACGAGGCCCTCCGGCGCGGGCTCGCGCTGGCGGCGGCGGCGGGGTGA
- the ftsX gene encoding permease-like cell division protein FtsX, which yields MSPRFFLAEALRSIRANAAVSIAATVTVLIAVFILGAFIPSFLYVQSTVDSQKERVDINVFISDAATVPQVEGLRSQLTALQEQGPIESFTYISKDEALVKLRDRLNDPSILEELPGNPLPASFEVKPTDPERSDEIIAQLQDSPAIDPELGISYGKETADRLLSVARFIQWAGLGLISILLVASILLIGNTIRLSIFARRREVEVMKLVGATNWFIRWPFVIEGVICGLIGAALSVGLLFAVKVGVVDTWIRDADSALTRDSATTISFPLLGLLLIASGAIVGALGSGITLRRFLKV from the coding sequence GTGAGCCCCCGATTCTTCCTCGCCGAGGCCCTGCGCTCGATCCGCGCGAACGCCGCTGTCTCGATCGCCGCCACCGTCACCGTGCTGATCGCCGTATTCATCCTCGGCGCGTTCATCCCGTCCTTCCTGTACGTGCAGTCGACCGTGGACTCCCAGAAGGAGCGCGTCGACATCAACGTGTTCATCTCGGACGCCGCCACGGTGCCGCAGGTCGAGGGGCTCCGCAGCCAGCTCACCGCGCTGCAGGAGCAGGGTCCGATCGAGTCGTTCACGTACATCTCGAAGGACGAGGCGCTGGTCAAGCTCCGCGACCGGCTGAACGACCCGTCGATCCTCGAGGAGCTGCCGGGCAACCCGCTGCCCGCGAGTTTCGAGGTCAAGCCGACCGACCCGGAGCGGTCCGACGAGATCATCGCCCAGCTTCAGGACAGCCCGGCGATCGACCCGGAGCTCGGCATCTCGTACGGGAAGGAGACGGCCGACCGGTTGCTCTCGGTCGCCCGCTTCATCCAGTGGGCCGGCCTCGGCCTCATCTCCATCCTCCTCGTCGCGTCGATCCTCCTGATCGGCAACACCATCCGCCTGTCGATCTTCGCCCGCCGCCGTGAGGTCGAGGTGATGAAGCTCGTCGGCGCGACGAACTGGTTCATCCGCTGGCCGTTCGTGATCGAGGGCGTCATCTGCGGCCTCATCGGCGCCGCCCTCTCCGTGGGGCTGCTGTTCGCCGTGAAGGTCGGGGTGGTCGACACCTGGATCCGCGACGCCGACAGCGCCCTCACGCGCGACTCGGCGACGACGATCAGCTTCCCGCTGCTCGGCCTCCTGCTGATCGCGTCCGGCGCGATCGTCGGGGCCCTCGGCAGCGGCATCACGCTCCGCCGCTTCCTCAAGGTCTAG
- a CDS encoding lactate utilization protein B gives MSTEAKRPVVYPDATTTLRERTTEALLDTELGGNLRTAAASWAAGRAKVGTEQPFAEMRLRTREIRRGNIANLPRLLDTLQARVTEAGGHVARVSDSEAACRYITDLAAARGATLLAKSKSMASEEIKLNEALEDAELRVVETDLGEWILQLAGQHPSHIIAPAVHLNRGQVRELFEKESGTELPHDREALVAHARKRLREVFASADIGVSGVNLAIAETGTICVVENEGNGRLVTALPRIHVAVMGMERIVENWEEGSHILQILPMAAIGDDAATYVNLITGPRREDEADGPEEFHLVILDGGRSALRGTEFEEALDCIRCGACLYSCPMWRSVGGQAYGSPYSGPIGAVLTPLLEGIKGERSSEMPFLSSLCGSCHEACPAGIPLHDLLVKVRARVTTPAHRADRRRFRAWSAAWRHPLLYGASRRMARIGLRVIGRRGWVTKLPGPGSPWTDQRDLPTRWPPR, from the coding sequence GTGAGCACCGAGGCGAAGCGCCCCGTCGTCTACCCCGACGCGACCACCACCCTGCGCGAGCGGACCACCGAGGCCCTGCTCGACACCGAGCTCGGCGGCAACCTCCGCACCGCGGCGGCGTCGTGGGCGGCGGGACGCGCGAAGGTCGGCACCGAGCAGCCGTTCGCCGAGATGCGCCTCCGCACCCGCGAGATCCGCCGCGGCAACATCGCGAACCTCCCGCGCCTGCTCGACACCCTCCAGGCGCGCGTCACGGAGGCCGGCGGCCACGTGGCGCGGGTCTCCGACTCGGAGGCCGCCTGCCGCTACATCACCGACCTCGCGGCGGCGCGGGGCGCGACCCTGCTCGCCAAGTCGAAGTCGATGGCCTCCGAGGAGATCAAGCTGAACGAGGCCCTCGAGGACGCCGAGCTGCGCGTCGTCGAGACGGACCTCGGCGAGTGGATCCTCCAGCTCGCCGGCCAGCACCCGAGCCACATCATCGCCCCCGCCGTGCACCTCAACCGGGGACAGGTCCGGGAGCTCTTCGAGAAGGAGAGCGGGACGGAGCTGCCGCACGACCGCGAGGCCCTCGTCGCGCACGCCCGCAAGCGGCTGCGGGAGGTGTTCGCGAGCGCCGACATCGGGGTCTCCGGCGTGAACCTCGCGATCGCGGAGACCGGCACGATCTGCGTCGTCGAGAACGAGGGCAACGGCCGGCTCGTCACCGCCCTCCCCCGCATCCACGTCGCGGTGATGGGCATGGAGCGGATCGTCGAGAACTGGGAGGAGGGCTCCCACATCCTCCAGATCCTCCCGATGGCGGCGATCGGCGACGACGCCGCGACGTACGTCAACCTCATCACCGGACCCCGGCGCGAGGACGAGGCCGACGGGCCCGAGGAGTTCCACCTCGTGATCCTCGACGGCGGCCGTTCGGCGCTCCGCGGCACCGAGTTCGAGGAGGCGCTCGACTGCATCCGCTGCGGCGCCTGCCTCTACTCGTGCCCCATGTGGCGCAGCGTCGGCGGGCAGGCCTACGGGTCCCCGTACTCGGGGCCGATCGGCGCGGTGCTCACCCCCCTGCTGGAGGGCATCAAGGGCGAGCGGTCCAGCGAGATGCCGTTCCTGTCGTCGCTGTGCGGCTCCTGCCACGAGGCGTGCCCCGCGGGGATCCCCCTGCACGACCTGCTGGTGAAGGTGCGCGCCCGCGTCACCACCCCCGCCCACCGCGCCGACCGCCGGCGCTTCCGCGCCTGGAGCGCCGCGTGGCGCCACCCCCTGCTCTACGGGGCGTCGCGGCGGATGGCCCGCATCGGGCTGCGGGTGATCGGGCGCCGCGGCTGGGTGACGAAGCTGCCGGGACCGGGGTCGCCGTGGACGGACCAGCGCGACCTGCCGACGCGGTGGCCGCCCCGCTGA
- the smpB gene encoding SsrA-binding protein SmpB, with amino-acid sequence MASKNSKNDARFRDVAQNRRALHEYAITDRFEAGIVLQGSEVKGIRESGATISDAYVQIRNGEAWLVGAHFSDYENAGYAGHDPRRTRKLLLHRKEIERIAQALAEKGLSVVPLRLYFKEGRAKLELGLGRGKTLYDKRRSIAERDARRDADRAVKAVRRR; translated from the coding sequence ATGGCCTCCAAGAACTCCAAGAACGACGCCCGGTTCCGGGACGTCGCGCAGAACCGCCGCGCGCTGCACGAGTACGCGATCACCGACCGCTTCGAGGCCGGCATCGTGCTGCAGGGCAGCGAGGTGAAGGGCATCCGCGAGAGCGGTGCGACGATCTCGGACGCCTACGTCCAGATCCGCAACGGGGAGGCGTGGCTCGTCGGCGCCCACTTCTCCGACTACGAGAACGCCGGGTACGCGGGGCACGACCCCCGCCGCACCCGCAAGCTGCTGCTGCACCGCAAGGAGATCGAGCGGATCGCCCAGGCGCTCGCGGAGAAGGGCCTGTCGGTCGTCCCGCTGCGCCTCTACTTCAAGGAGGGCCGCGCGAAGCTCGAGCTCGGCCTCGGCCGCGGCAAGACCCTCTACGACAAGCGCCGCTCGATCGCCGAGCGCGACGCGCGCCGCGACGCGGACCGTGCCGTGAAGGCCGTCCGCCGCCGCTGA
- a CDS encoding nuclear transport factor 2 family protein, which produces MDRARVEVWIEGYRRAWASRDAAAAVALFTEDATYRPSPLGDTISGRAAITSWWASATDATERWVMSWEVLAVDGDRAVARIDVRYTAPEVVRYLDLWVMRFAPDGRCAAFEEWWWRDPPTP; this is translated from the coding sequence GTGGACCGCGCCCGCGTCGAGGTCTGGATCGAGGGGTACCGGCGGGCGTGGGCGTCGCGCGACGCCGCGGCGGCGGTCGCGCTCTTCACCGAGGACGCCACCTACCGGCCGTCGCCCCTCGGGGACACCATCTCGGGCCGCGCCGCGATCACGTCGTGGTGGGCGTCCGCCACGGACGCGACGGAGCGGTGGGTGATGTCGTGGGAGGTGCTCGCCGTCGACGGCGACCGCGCGGTGGCCCGCATCGACGTGCGGTACACGGCGCCCGAGGTGGTCCGCTACCTCGACCTCTGGGTCATGCGCTTCGCCCCGGACGGCCGCTGCGCGGCGTTCGAGGAGTGGTGGTGGCGCGACCCGCCAACGCCATGA